The proteins below are encoded in one region of Pseudonocardia sp. DSM 110487:
- a CDS encoding carbohydrate ABC transporter permease has protein sequence MGATPAFWLFMGPFLAGLVVFVYLPIAWSFVLSFNRAQNTVQPREFIGIQNYLDLLGPGPFLDSLWTFTIFAAIIVPLTFVLSLLLAVLLNQITVARAFFRSAFFLPTACSYVVASLIWKLSIFNGVRFGLANQVLSVFGVENIAWLSSVSPPWYWLVIATVRLWLQLGFYIILFLAGLQRISPELYEAAYVDGAKAGWQTFRHITLPQLRTTSVAVLLLNLVAAYQAFDEFYNLLGNSSLARPPLVYLYYTAQGNQDYGHGSAGAMILAALIVLVTLAQSRIYGFGKAET, from the coding sequence ATGGGGGCGACGCCCGCGTTCTGGCTCTTCATGGGGCCGTTCCTCGCGGGCCTGGTCGTGTTCGTGTACCTGCCGATCGCCTGGAGCTTCGTTCTCAGCTTCAACCGGGCGCAGAACACGGTGCAGCCGCGCGAGTTCATCGGAATCCAGAACTACCTCGACCTGCTCGGCCCCGGCCCGTTCCTCGACAGCCTCTGGACCTTCACGATCTTCGCCGCGATCATCGTGCCGCTGACGTTCGTGCTGTCGCTGCTGCTCGCGGTGCTGCTCAACCAGATCACGGTGGCGCGGGCGTTCTTCCGGTCGGCCTTCTTCCTGCCCACCGCGTGCTCCTACGTGGTGGCATCGCTGATCTGGAAGCTGTCGATCTTCAACGGTGTGCGGTTCGGGCTGGCCAACCAGGTGCTCTCGGTGTTCGGGGTGGAGAACATCGCGTGGCTGTCGTCGGTGAGCCCGCCGTGGTACTGGCTCGTGATCGCCACGGTGCGGCTGTGGCTGCAGCTCGGCTTCTACATCATCCTGTTCCTCGCCGGGCTGCAGCGGATCTCCCCCGAGCTCTACGAGGCCGCCTACGTCGACGGGGCCAAGGCCGGCTGGCAGACGTTCCGCCACATCACCCTGCCGCAGCTGCGGACGACGTCGGTGGCGGTGCTCCTGCTCAACCTGGTCGCGGCCTACCAGGCGTTCGACGAGTTCTACAACCTGCTTGGCAACAGCTCGCTCGCCCGGCCGCCGCTCGTCTACCTCTACTACACCGCGCAGGGCAACCAGGACTACGGCCACGGCAGCGCGGGCGCGATGATCCTCGCCGCCCTGATCGTGCTGGTGACGCTGGCGCAGAGCCGCATCTACGGATTCGGGAAGGCCGAGACATGA
- a CDS encoding PhoH family protein, whose protein sequence is MTHPDSVQSRMAVPDAALLALLGSRDESLRVAEEMLEADVHVRGNELTLTGIPADVAFAERVFTELIMLAERGQQVSPDAVRRTVQMLGDGEADERARIGESPAEVLSLDILSRRGKTIRPKTLNQKRYVDSIDAHTIVFGIGPAGTGKTYLAMAKAVQALQAKMVNRIILTRPAVEAGERLGYLPGTLYEKIDPYLRPLYDALHDMLDPESIPKLIAAGTIEVAPLAYMRGRSLNDAFIILDEAQNTTPEQMKMFLTRLGFGSKIVVTGDITQVDLPGGTRSGLNVVREILGDVDDVHFAQLTSTDVVRHRLVADIVDAYARWDASSERPNLRAAAPRNGPPQDHRRRNRR, encoded by the coding sequence TTGACCCATCCGGATTCCGTCCAGTCCCGAATGGCCGTTCCGGACGCCGCTCTGCTCGCGCTGCTGGGCTCGCGCGACGAGAGCCTGCGCGTCGCCGAGGAGATGCTCGAGGCCGACGTCCACGTGCGTGGCAACGAGCTCACCCTCACCGGGATCCCGGCCGATGTGGCCTTCGCCGAGCGCGTCTTCACCGAGCTGATCATGCTGGCCGAGCGAGGCCAGCAGGTCTCGCCCGACGCTGTTCGGCGCACCGTGCAGATGCTCGGCGACGGTGAGGCCGACGAGCGCGCCCGCATCGGCGAGTCGCCTGCCGAAGTGCTCTCGCTCGACATCCTCTCGCGGCGCGGCAAGACGATCCGGCCCAAGACGCTCAACCAGAAGCGCTACGTCGACTCGATCGACGCCCACACCATCGTCTTCGGCATCGGCCCCGCGGGTACGGGCAAGACCTACCTCGCCATGGCCAAGGCCGTGCAGGCGCTGCAGGCCAAGATGGTCAACCGGATCATCCTCACGCGCCCGGCCGTCGAGGCGGGGGAGCGGCTGGGCTACCTGCCCGGCACGCTCTACGAGAAGATCGACCCGTACCTGCGTCCGTTGTACGACGCGCTGCACGACATGCTCGACCCGGAGTCGATCCCGAAGCTCATCGCCGCGGGCACCATCGAGGTGGCGCCGCTTGCCTACATGCGTGGCCGCTCGCTGAACGACGCCTTCATCATCCTCGACGAGGCGCAGAACACCACGCCCGAGCAGATGAAGATGTTCCTCACCCGGCTCGGCTTCGGCTCGAAGATCGTGGTCACCGGTGACATCACGCAGGTCGACCTGCCCGGCGGCACCCGCTCCGGGCTGAACGTCGTCCGCGAGATCCTCGGCGACGTCGACGACGTGCACTTCGCGCAGCTGACCAGCACCGACGTCGTGCGCCACCGGCTCGTCGCCGACATCGTCGACGCCTACGCCCGCTGGGACGCGAGCAGCGAGCGCCCCAACCTGCGGGCCGCGGCGCCGCGCAACGGCCCGCCGCAGGACCACCGCAGGCGCAACCGCCGCTGA
- a CDS encoding carbohydrate ABC transporter permease, producing MRQSRVSVTVARYGALVVATVLFLLPFYLMLRNALATDREITGVDWTLFPGSLRWGNVEEVFEDSSANFARSLFNSAVIAVAQTAGTVLLSSMAGYALARIPFRYATPIFYAVLLTLMVPPAVTFVPSFIIVSRLGWVNSYQGIIVPVLFSGFTAFLFRQYFLNFPRELEEAGRIDGLGYLGVFWRIVVPNSLGFFAAISVITVIASWNQFLWPLVVGQDRSMWTVQVSLSTLMTAQTINLHQVFMAALISIVPLVLVFVFLQRYLVQGVAETGIKG from the coding sequence ATGAGGCAGTCCCGGGTTTCCGTGACCGTGGCGCGGTACGGCGCGCTGGTCGTCGCGACCGTGCTGTTCCTGCTGCCGTTCTACCTGATGCTGCGCAACGCGCTGGCGACCGACCGGGAGATCACCGGCGTCGACTGGACGCTCTTCCCGGGCTCGCTGCGGTGGGGCAACGTCGAAGAGGTCTTCGAGGATTCGTCGGCCAACTTCGCGCGGAGCCTGTTCAACTCGGCGGTCATCGCGGTCGCGCAGACGGCCGGCACGGTGCTGCTCTCGTCCATGGCGGGGTACGCGCTGGCCCGCATCCCGTTCCGGTACGCGACGCCGATCTTCTACGCAGTGCTGCTGACGCTGATGGTGCCGCCCGCGGTGACGTTCGTGCCGAGCTTCATCATCGTGTCCCGGCTGGGGTGGGTGAACTCCTACCAGGGGATCATCGTCCCGGTGCTGTTCAGCGGGTTCACCGCGTTCCTCTTCCGCCAGTACTTCCTCAACTTCCCGCGCGAGCTGGAAGAGGCAGGCCGCATCGACGGCCTTGGCTACCTCGGCGTGTTCTGGCGGATCGTCGTGCCGAACTCGCTCGGGTTCTTCGCGGCCATCTCGGTCATCACGGTGATCGCCTCGTGGAACCAGTTCCTGTGGCCGCTCGTCGTCGGGCAGGACCGGTCGATGTGGACGGTGCAGGTGTCGCTCTCGACGTTGATGACGGCGCAGACGATCAACCTGCACCAGGTGTTCATGGCCGCGCTGATCTCGATCGTGCCGCTGGTGCTGGTGTTCGTGTTCCTGCAGCGCTACCTCGTGCAGGGCGTGGCGGAGACCGGCATCAAGGGCTGA
- a CDS encoding ABC transporter substrate-binding protein encodes MPADMSHLPVSTRRTFLSLVGALGVGGALAACGGDTGGLDSGGGSGGGKPTLKQWYHLYGESGTEQAVQRYAQGYERAAVEVQWTPGDYESKLSSGLLSDSGPDVFEYQLNVDMVRSGQIVPLDDIVGPVRGDYTDTDITATSLDGSIYGVKIVDDTGFLYYRKSLLAAAGVQPPTTMDELIDASRALNRDGVKGLFIGNDAGVTPAFGGGALLDLVLWSAGTANITADGQIGFTTPEAKDSFRKLRELAESGSILLGAPTDFWDPSAFTQELAAMQWCGLWAMPKIEEAFGDDFGIVPWPALSATVGKPVTFLGGWTSFVSAKARDVDLAKDFVKWLWIDNAEAQEDFNLSYGFHIPPRKSLAARAQKLQEGVAAEALRIFNESAVAPNPMWTPKMKSAFADAATAIVRGGGDIDAELAKAQQAVEAELARLSA; translated from the coding sequence ATGCCTGCGGACATGTCCCACCTGCCGGTGTCCACCCGCCGCACGTTCCTGTCCCTCGTGGGTGCGCTCGGCGTCGGCGGCGCGCTCGCGGCGTGCGGAGGCGACACCGGCGGCCTGGACAGCGGCGGCGGGTCCGGGGGCGGGAAGCCGACGCTCAAGCAGTGGTACCACCTCTACGGCGAGTCGGGCACCGAACAGGCGGTGCAGCGCTACGCCCAGGGCTACGAACGGGCCGCCGTCGAGGTGCAGTGGACGCCGGGCGACTACGAGTCGAAGCTGTCGTCGGGGCTGCTGTCCGACAGCGGCCCGGACGTCTTCGAGTACCAGCTCAACGTCGACATGGTCCGCAGCGGGCAGATCGTCCCCCTCGACGACATCGTCGGCCCGGTGCGGGGCGACTACACCGACACCGACATCACGGCCACGTCGCTCGACGGCTCGATCTACGGCGTGAAGATCGTCGACGACACCGGCTTCCTCTACTACCGCAAGAGCCTCCTCGCCGCGGCGGGCGTGCAGCCACCCACCACGATGGACGAGCTGATCGACGCCTCCCGCGCGCTGAACCGGGACGGCGTCAAGGGCCTGTTCATCGGCAACGACGCCGGGGTTACCCCTGCGTTCGGCGGCGGTGCGCTGCTCGACCTCGTGCTGTGGTCGGCAGGCACGGCGAACATCACCGCAGACGGCCAGATCGGCTTCACCACGCCGGAGGCGAAGGACTCCTTCCGCAAGCTGCGCGAGCTCGCCGAGAGCGGTTCGATCCTGCTCGGGGCGCCCACCGACTTCTGGGACCCGTCGGCATTCACCCAGGAGCTCGCCGCCATGCAGTGGTGCGGGCTCTGGGCGATGCCGAAGATCGAAGAGGCCTTTGGAGACGACTTCGGCATCGTGCCGTGGCCCGCGCTGAGCGCGACCGTCGGCAAGCCGGTCACCTTCCTCGGCGGCTGGACCTCCTTCGTCAGCGCCAAGGCGCGGGACGTCGACCTGGCCAAGGACTTCGTCAAGTGGTTGTGGATCGACAACGCCGAGGCGCAGGAGGATTTCAACCTCTCGTACGGCTTCCACATCCCGCCGCGCAAGAGCCTCGCTGCGCGCGCCCAGAAGCTGCAGGAAGGGGTCGCGGCTGAGGCCCTGCGCATCTTCAACGAGTCGGCGGTGGCGCCGAACCCGATGTGGACCCCGAAGATGAAGTCCGCGTTCGCCGATGCCGCCACCGCCATCGTGCGCGGCGGCGGCGACATCGACGCCGAGCTCGCGAAGGCGCAGCAGGCGGTCGAGGCGGAACTGGCCCGCCTCTCGGCGTGA
- a CDS encoding nuclear transport factor 2 family protein, producing the protein MTDDALTVLKGMYAAEQVYLDAGGPGRASFEPLAPFFAPDVVLHQADALPYGGTWRGHAGMERFFVAMSAAWESFEMLDQEFHPAGDVVVVRTEVRATARATGRKLEFPILQTVRVAQGRIAEVWPFYWDTAAIAEACA; encoded by the coding sequence ATGACCGACGACGCACTGACGGTGCTGAAGGGCATGTACGCGGCCGAGCAGGTCTACCTGGACGCCGGCGGGCCGGGGCGCGCGAGCTTCGAGCCGCTGGCGCCGTTCTTCGCCCCCGACGTGGTGCTGCACCAGGCCGATGCGCTGCCCTACGGCGGGACGTGGCGCGGGCACGCCGGGATGGAGCGGTTCTTCGTGGCGATGAGCGCGGCCTGGGAGTCGTTCGAGATGCTGGACCAGGAGTTCCACCCCGCGGGCGACGTCGTCGTCGTGCGCACCGAGGTGCGCGCCACGGCCCGCGCGACCGGCCGGAAGCTGGAGTTCCCGATCCTGCAGACGGTGCGCGTCGCCCAAGGGCGCATCGCCGAGGTCTGGCCGTTCTACTGGGACACCGCCGCGATCGCCGAGGCCTGCGCCTGA
- a CDS encoding MFS transporter — protein sequence MSLEDRAPAPRAGRREWLGLAVLVLPSTLLFMMLTILFLAIPHLARELQPSSAQLLWILDIYGFLMAGFLVAMGTLADRIGRRRLLMAGAAVFGIVSVVAAYTNDPGMMIVWRAVLGVAAATQMPATLGLIFAIFHDARQRGVAIGAWAGGISAGVALGPLLSGILLELFSWRATFLVATPVMAVVLIGAPLLLPEHRDPNPGRLDLISVLLLLATVLPFIYGIKSIAQDGSVPVALASIVAGVLFGVLFTLRQLRSASPLLDVRLFANRTIRGALTVFVLAATGLGGVYFLFTQYLQLVVGLSPMQTALAILPGALVLIAVSTFSPVLARRVRPGNVIAIGLGVQVIGYLLLTLVDSTSGLPLLIAGFVVLYPAVAPSMALTTDLVVGSVPPEKAGAASGLSTTASDLGISLGVAVIGSIGAAVYRGAMAQSMPAGLPPEVSTSAGDTIAGAVEVAGRLPADVAGEVVAAARTAFTSGLNVGAVTAAGIAAVAAVLAATQLRHVAPTGSPAPTGGAPANRKPTPHRQEG from the coding sequence ATGTCGCTCGAGGACCGCGCGCCCGCCCCGCGGGCGGGCCGGCGGGAATGGCTGGGCCTGGCGGTCCTGGTGCTCCCGTCCACGCTGCTGTTCATGATGTTGACGATCCTGTTCCTGGCCATCCCGCACCTGGCCCGGGAGCTTCAGCCGAGCAGCGCCCAACTGCTGTGGATCCTCGACATCTACGGGTTCCTGATGGCCGGCTTCCTGGTCGCCATGGGCACCCTTGCGGACCGGATCGGGCGCCGCCGTCTGCTCATGGCCGGGGCGGCTGTGTTCGGCATCGTCTCGGTGGTCGCTGCCTACACGAACGACCCCGGAATGATGATCGTCTGGCGGGCGGTGCTCGGTGTCGCGGCCGCCACCCAGATGCCCGCGACCCTCGGCCTGATCTTCGCGATCTTCCACGACGCGCGCCAGCGCGGTGTCGCCATCGGCGCGTGGGCGGGCGGCATCTCCGCCGGGGTCGCCCTCGGGCCGCTGCTCAGCGGGATCCTGCTGGAACTGTTCTCGTGGCGGGCAACCTTCCTCGTCGCCACTCCGGTGATGGCAGTGGTGCTCATCGGAGCACCACTGCTGCTGCCCGAGCACCGCGACCCGAATCCCGGCCGGCTCGACCTGATCAGCGTCCTGCTCCTGCTGGCGACCGTGCTGCCGTTCATCTACGGCATCAAGTCGATCGCTCAGGATGGCTCGGTGCCGGTCGCGCTCGCGTCGATCGTGGCGGGTGTGCTGTTCGGGGTGCTGTTCACACTGCGGCAGCTGCGCTCGGCAAGCCCGTTGTTGGACGTGCGGTTGTTCGCCAACCGCACGATCCGCGGTGCGCTCACCGTTTTCGTCCTTGCGGCCACCGGGCTGGGCGGGGTGTATTTCCTGTTCACCCAGTACCTGCAGCTCGTCGTGGGACTGTCGCCGATGCAGACCGCACTGGCGATTCTGCCCGGTGCGCTCGTGCTGATCGCCGTCTCCACCTTCTCTCCCGTCTTGGCGCGCCGCGTGCGACCGGGAAACGTGATCGCGATCGGGCTGGGTGTGCAGGTCATCGGGTACCTGCTGCTCACGCTGGTCGACAGCACGTCCGGGCTCCCGCTGCTGATCGCCGGGTTCGTCGTCCTCTACCCCGCCGTCGCACCGTCGATGGCGCTCACCACCGATCTCGTCGTGGGCTCGGTCCCGCCGGAGAAGGCCGGCGCCGCGTCCGGCCTGAGCACCACCGCGAGCGACCTGGGGATCTCACTCGGTGTTGCGGTCATCGGCAGCATCGGCGCGGCTGTCTACCGCGGCGCGATGGCGCAGTCGATGCCCGCGGGGCTGCCGCCGGAGGTCAGCACGTCAGCCGGTGACACGATCGCCGGGGCTGTGGAGGTGGCTGGCCGCCTCCCGGCCGACGTCGCCGGCGAGGTCGTCGCCGCGGCGCGCACGGCGTTCACGAGCGGGTTGAACGTGGGCGCGGTCACCGCCGCGGGGATCGCCGCCGTCGCGGCGGTGCTGGCCGCGACGCAGCTGCGCCACGTGGCACCTACCGGATCCCCCGCACCCACCGGCGGGGCACCCGCGAACCGCAAGCCGACGCCGCACCGGCAGGAAGGGTGA
- a CDS encoding glycoside hydrolase family 38 C-terminal domain-containing protein, with protein MHDDSKLVQQRIARFVRERLVPAMYRERVPLEVTAWTAPGEPVPFADAVRQEFTPFDVGSPWGRPWGTVWFHATGTVPAGWTDPGTRPELAIDLGFAGVQPGFQSEGLAYTPDGVVVAAVEPRNAQVRIAGGPGSAVDMYVEAASNPGVAADWTYAPTRMGDPATAGDDPLYRLVTADIALLDVPVWELAQDVWTLAGLVAELPADLPRRAEVLRALERAVDAVDPDDVAGTAELGRAELADVLASPAWPSAHRLHAVGHAHIDSAWLWPVRETVRKVARTFANVLDLMDTDDEFVFAASSAQQYAWLQEHQPELFERVKRRVAEGRFVPVGGMWVESDTNMPGGEALARQFVAGKRFFMEQLGVEPLEVWLPDSFGYTAALPQLIKAAGSRWFLTQKISWNETNVMPHHTFRWEGIDGTQVFTHFPPIDTYNSELSQHELARAQRQYAEKGRANTSLVPFGWGDGGGGPTREMLAAAARTKSLEGSPTVRMTTPAEFFSTAEAEYPRPPVWTGELYLEFHRGTYTSQARTKRGNRRSEHLLREAELWATTAAVRTDLPYPADVLERCWHTVLLQQFHDILPGTSIAWVHQEAERNYARVAEELEGVIARSLAALAGDGDGAVAVNAGPYPVDGVPALGGGSITAVATPVRVEESDGTVLDNGVVRAVIDRRGLLTSVYDVAADRELVPPGAAANLLQLHRDTPTQWDAWDIDEHYRRHGRDLVDVAELSVLERGPERAAVRIVRKAGASTITQVVSLAAGAASIDVDTHVDWHERQKLLKLAFPVDVHAERATSEIQFGHLHRPIHTNTSWDAARFETVAHRWVHVGEPGYGVAVANDSTYGHDVTRSTRPDGGTTTVVRLSLLRAPLFPDPTADQGEHRLRVSLRVGAGIADAVAEGYRLNLPLRTVRGSSPIAPLVSVDSPAVVVEAVKLAEDGSGDVVVRLYEAHGGRASARITAGFEHSGVVETDLMERPLTEPVSLSADGTLRLRPFRIVTLRYRRS; from the coding sequence GTGCACGATGACTCGAAGCTGGTCCAGCAGCGGATCGCCCGGTTCGTCCGCGAGCGGCTCGTCCCGGCGATGTACCGCGAGCGAGTGCCGCTCGAGGTCACCGCGTGGACGGCGCCCGGCGAACCGGTGCCCTTCGCCGATGCGGTGCGGCAGGAGTTCACGCCGTTCGACGTCGGCTCGCCGTGGGGCAGGCCGTGGGGCACGGTCTGGTTCCACGCCACCGGCACGGTGCCGGCCGGCTGGACCGACCCGGGCACGCGCCCCGAGCTCGCCATCGACCTCGGGTTCGCCGGCGTGCAGCCCGGGTTCCAGTCCGAAGGGCTCGCCTACACCCCCGACGGTGTGGTCGTGGCCGCTGTCGAGCCGCGCAACGCGCAGGTCCGGATCGCGGGCGGCCCGGGATCCGCCGTCGACATGTACGTCGAGGCGGCGTCCAACCCGGGCGTCGCGGCCGACTGGACCTACGCCCCGACCAGGATGGGCGATCCGGCCACGGCGGGCGACGACCCGCTCTACCGGCTCGTCACCGCCGACATCGCGCTCCTCGACGTGCCGGTCTGGGAGCTGGCGCAGGACGTCTGGACGCTGGCAGGGCTGGTCGCCGAGCTGCCTGCGGACCTGCCGCGGCGCGCCGAGGTGCTGCGAGCGCTGGAGCGGGCCGTCGACGCCGTCGACCCGGACGACGTGGCGGGCACCGCCGAGCTGGGCCGCGCCGAGCTCGCGGACGTACTGGCGAGCCCCGCGTGGCCGAGCGCGCACCGGCTGCACGCGGTCGGCCACGCCCACATCGACTCGGCGTGGCTGTGGCCGGTGCGCGAGACCGTCCGCAAGGTCGCCAGGACGTTCGCGAACGTCCTGGACCTGATGGACACCGACGACGAGTTCGTGTTCGCCGCGTCATCGGCCCAGCAGTACGCGTGGCTGCAGGAGCACCAGCCGGAGCTGTTCGAGCGCGTCAAGCGGCGCGTGGCCGAGGGCCGGTTCGTGCCCGTCGGCGGTATGTGGGTGGAGTCCGACACCAACATGCCCGGCGGTGAGGCACTGGCCCGCCAGTTCGTGGCCGGCAAGCGGTTCTTCATGGAGCAGCTGGGCGTCGAGCCCCTCGAAGTGTGGCTGCCCGACTCCTTCGGCTACACCGCCGCGCTCCCGCAGCTCATCAAGGCCGCCGGGTCCCGCTGGTTCCTCACCCAGAAGATCTCGTGGAACGAGACGAACGTGATGCCACACCACACGTTCCGCTGGGAGGGCATCGACGGCACCCAGGTGTTCACGCACTTCCCGCCGATCGACACCTACAACTCCGAGCTGTCCCAGCACGAGCTGGCCCGCGCGCAACGCCAGTACGCCGAGAAGGGGCGTGCCAACACCTCGCTCGTGCCGTTCGGCTGGGGCGACGGCGGCGGCGGGCCCACCCGCGAGATGCTCGCGGCCGCGGCTCGCACGAAGTCGCTGGAGGGCTCACCAACCGTCCGGATGACGACGCCCGCCGAGTTCTTCTCCACCGCAGAGGCCGAGTACCCGCGGCCACCCGTGTGGACGGGCGAGCTGTACCTGGAGTTCCACCGCGGCACCTACACGTCGCAGGCCCGCACGAAGCGGGGCAACCGCCGCAGCGAGCACCTGCTGCGCGAAGCCGAGCTGTGGGCGACGACGGCGGCCGTCCGCACGGACCTGCCCTACCCCGCCGACGTGCTGGAGCGCTGCTGGCACACGGTGCTGCTGCAGCAGTTCCACGACATCCTGCCCGGCACCTCGATCGCGTGGGTGCACCAGGAGGCCGAGCGCAACTACGCCCGGGTCGCGGAGGAGCTCGAAGGTGTGATCGCCCGCTCGCTCGCCGCCCTCGCAGGAGACGGGGACGGCGCGGTGGCCGTCAACGCGGGGCCGTACCCCGTCGACGGCGTGCCCGCACTGGGCGGCGGCTCGATCACCGCGGTCGCCACGCCGGTGCGCGTCGAGGAGAGCGACGGCACGGTGCTGGACAACGGCGTCGTCCGCGCCGTGATCGACCGGCGGGGCCTGCTCACCTCCGTGTACGACGTCGCCGCCGACCGCGAGCTGGTACCGCCGGGCGCGGCCGCGAACCTGCTGCAACTGCACCGCGACACCCCCACGCAGTGGGACGCGTGGGACATCGACGAGCACTACCGCCGCCACGGCCGCGACCTCGTCGACGTCGCCGAGCTGTCGGTCCTCGAGCGCGGGCCGGAGCGGGCTGCCGTGCGGATCGTGCGCAAGGCGGGCGCGTCGACGATCACGCAGGTCGTGTCGCTCGCGGCAGGGGCTGCGTCGATCGACGTCGACACGCATGTCGACTGGCACGAGCGGCAGAAGCTGCTCAAGCTCGCCTTCCCGGTCGACGTGCACGCCGAGCGGGCGACGTCGGAGATCCAGTTCGGGCACCTGCACCGGCCGATCCACACCAACACCTCGTGGGACGCCGCCCGGTTCGAGACCGTCGCCCACCGCTGGGTGCACGTCGGCGAGCCCGGCTACGGCGTGGCCGTCGCGAACGACTCGACCTACGGCCACGACGTCACCCGCTCCACGCGACCGGACGGGGGCACGACCACGGTGGTGCGGCTCTCGCTGCTGCGCGCTCCGCTCTTCCCCGACCCGACCGCCGACCAGGGCGAGCACCGGTTGCGGGTGTCCCTGCGCGTCGGCGCCGGCATCGCCGATGCCGTCGCCGAGGGCTACCGGCTGAACCTGCCGCTGCGCACCGTCCGCGGCAGCTCGCCGATCGCCCCGCTCGTGAGCGTCGACTCCCCGGCCGTGGTCGTCGAGGCCGTCAAGCTCGCCGAGGACGGCAGCGGCGACGTCGTCGTGCGGCTCTACGAGGCGCACGGCGGGCGGGCGAGCGCCCGGATCACGGCCGGCTTCGAGCACTCGGGGGTGGTCGAGACGGACCTCATGGAGCGACCCCTCACCGAGCCGGTCTCCCTGTCCGCCGACGGCACGCTGCGGCTGCGCCCGTTCCGGATCGTCACGCTCCGGTATCGCCGGTCATGA
- a CDS encoding cyclopropane-fatty-acyl-phospholipid synthase family protein — MTGGLTPSIQAAWRTAHGGLLRVLQSMGVRQPEAAIESASQRYWTESHHGRGSHWKSTARFAEGDLWTRIGVRHLGMLRRAARLLDAEPAFGRVVEWGCGGGANAVQIAPVAREFIGVDVSSESLQECARQVTARCDTPFRPVLVDVRDPEAALRDITEPCDVFLCVYVFELIPSPAYGERILHIAQELLAPGGLALVQIKYDTGAWRTRPRRLSYRFSPGNTTTYPIHDFWELAVRCGFEPRYVELVPEDELDERYAYFVMMKPDIPGGAMSSRSSGRGQAIRPNGTTSPTRSAPSDR, encoded by the coding sequence GTGACCGGCGGGCTGACACCGTCCATCCAGGCAGCGTGGAGGACCGCCCACGGAGGTCTCCTCCGAGTCCTGCAGAGCATGGGCGTCCGGCAGCCCGAGGCGGCGATCGAGTCCGCCTCGCAGCGCTACTGGACCGAGTCGCACCATGGCCGCGGCTCACACTGGAAGAGCACCGCCAGGTTCGCCGAAGGTGACCTGTGGACGCGGATCGGCGTGCGCCATCTCGGCATGCTGCGCCGGGCGGCCCGACTGCTCGATGCGGAACCGGCTTTCGGCCGGGTCGTGGAGTGGGGATGCGGCGGCGGCGCGAACGCCGTGCAGATCGCGCCGGTCGCTCGGGAGTTCATCGGTGTCGATGTGTCGTCCGAGAGCCTCCAGGAATGTGCCCGGCAGGTCACAGCTCGATGCGACACACCGTTCCGCCCGGTGCTCGTGGACGTGCGGGATCCGGAGGCAGCCCTCCGCGACATCACCGAGCCGTGCGACGTGTTCCTGTGCGTCTACGTCTTCGAGCTGATCCCGAGTCCCGCCTACGGGGAACGAATCCTGCACATCGCGCAGGAGCTGCTCGCTCCCGGCGGACTGGCGCTGGTCCAGATCAAGTACGACACCGGGGCCTGGCGTACCCGCCCGCGCCGGCTGTCCTACCGGTTCAGCCCCGGGAACACGACCACCTACCCGATCCACGACTTCTGGGAGCTGGCCGTGCGTTGCGGGTTCGAGCCCCGGTACGTCGAACTGGTTCCGGAGGACGAGCTGGACGAACGCTACGCCTACTTCGTCATGATGAAGCCGGACATACCCGGCGGCGCGATGTCGAGCCGCAGCAGCGGGCGGGGCCAGGCGATCCGCCCGAACGGGACCACCTCGCCCACCCGCAGTGCGCCGAGCGACCGGTAG